A region of Planococcus sp. MSAK28401 DNA encodes the following proteins:
- a CDS encoding GtrA family protein, with translation MNLKRLNTEFTRFVFVGVVNTLSYYSIYLFLHNVLDWVYMLSHIIGFLISLNISFFLNTYVTYRVKPTLRKYLYFPLTQVVNMSVSTFLIFIFVEFLHINSNIAPFAAVIFTIPVTFVVSGKILKAPAQSK, from the coding sequence ATGAATCTTAAGCGCTTGAATACGGAGTTCACCCGCTTTGTTTTTGTTGGGGTCGTCAACACGCTCAGCTATTACTCCATCTATCTGTTTTTGCATAATGTGCTCGACTGGGTCTATATGCTTTCCCATATCATCGGATTTTTGATCAGCTTGAACATTTCGTTTTTCTTGAACACTTACGTAACGTATCGCGTCAAACCGACCTTGAGGAAGTATTTGTATTTCCCGCTGACACAAGTCGTCAATATGTCGGTTTCTACATTCTTGATTTTCATATTCGTGGAATTTCTCCACATCAACAGCAATATCGCGCCTTTTGCTGCAGTGATTTTCACCATTCCCGTGACCTTTGTCGTCTCCGGAAAAATCCTTAAAGCGCCAGCGCAATCCAAATAA
- a CDS encoding YfhO family protein gives MRSFRPYLLLTVAFLAMAIIGHGVFLFQWTQNQFMAGPNDGLAQMMPFKQLLYDHYTQGEFFYSFDFGLGAGIFSELSYYFSTSFVYISTLVIVYLFDSLQLIGDPDVLFWANASVFISVARLTIVLIVTYTVFRYMRITRLSAFVGASIYGISGMYFRHAAFWEFFADAFIWLPLLIFGAEKIFREQKPGWFMFAVAIAMIDNFYFAYINFLLTGIYIVFRLFIPLEKTETKWKQAILWFLMAGSIGAGMSMVSFIPSVYAFLNNHRPAFQQDILWFDETENILFMSRYILLPAMFMLFLFIPSLYKLHRFRLFALLGLLAMVLYHSPMAGSIFNGFSAPQHRWEYFMSFVAAGAIASGLDHFHKLRLKEVVPAAILTALLYGWFAWRDEALEFTTLYPRLALAGLVLTLAAALAAMAIRQRWQKPLLSVLLLALVLATANVYQSEKLLDNADIADVDEALITGEDYDNEEVRTLIDEIQEREKSEMYRIDWMEGVRNNTPIVQDFQGLSAYSSILNKNLLYFYLYDLEIDMQRESVSRYATLGNRSNLHSLLQGNYAIREREDPNVPFGFRKFAATDNFIAYQNRYPLPFARPAFQVYQESQLADEPPLLREHAMLSGIVLDETAETEPLPDRFPGEAEYEIEEIGANYEDGVLDISEETGGIDLLLDEVPEEGDLYISFHLENTAEDQGFPLEINEYRTTRKSNQSIYKTFVDDLTIRVKAAETVEIRMPEGTYELTDIEIVKEPYTLLREQNALADRTSNLKIDGSQVDVAYDNQDGAPYLNLSIPYERGWQATINDEPVDVLKANYAFLAVPLEDGMNKIELRYRPPFFLPSLFTSLLALATGMFWLHRRKRNAARKHEPKDTMTN, from the coding sequence ATGCGTTCTTTTCGTCCCTATCTTCTACTGACAGTTGCATTTTTAGCCATGGCCATCATCGGCCATGGCGTCTTTCTGTTTCAATGGACCCAAAACCAGTTCATGGCCGGTCCCAATGACGGCCTTGCCCAAATGATGCCGTTTAAGCAATTGCTTTATGACCACTACACGCAAGGCGAATTCTTCTATTCCTTCGATTTCGGCCTCGGTGCTGGCATATTCAGCGAACTATCGTATTATTTTTCGACGTCTTTCGTGTATATCTCGACACTTGTAATTGTCTATTTATTCGATTCCCTTCAATTGATCGGTGATCCCGATGTCCTGTTCTGGGCCAACGCGTCCGTTTTCATCAGCGTTGCCAGGCTGACCATCGTATTGATCGTCACTTACACCGTGTTCCGCTATATGCGCATCACGCGCTTATCGGCATTTGTCGGCGCAAGCATTTATGGGATCTCTGGCATGTACTTCCGCCATGCGGCATTTTGGGAGTTTTTTGCGGATGCATTCATCTGGCTGCCCTTGCTGATTTTCGGTGCCGAAAAAATCTTCCGCGAACAAAAACCCGGCTGGTTTATGTTCGCCGTTGCGATCGCGATGATCGATAATTTCTATTTTGCTTATATCAACTTTCTCCTGACGGGTATTTACATTGTGTTCCGCCTGTTCATTCCGCTTGAGAAGACAGAAACGAAGTGGAAGCAAGCTATTCTATGGTTCTTGATGGCCGGATCGATCGGCGCTGGCATGTCCATGGTATCGTTCATCCCTTCTGTCTATGCATTCTTGAACAATCATCGGCCGGCATTCCAGCAAGATATTCTATGGTTCGATGAAACGGAAAACATTCTGTTCATGAGCCGTTACATCCTGTTACCGGCGATGTTTATGCTATTTTTATTCATTCCATCCCTGTATAAGCTCCATCGCTTCAGGCTTTTCGCATTGCTCGGCCTCCTGGCGATGGTGCTGTATCACAGTCCGATGGCCGGCAGTATTTTCAACGGCTTTTCTGCACCTCAGCACCGCTGGGAATACTTTATGTCGTTTGTCGCTGCAGGCGCAATTGCCAGCGGCTTGGATCATTTCCATAAGCTGCGCTTGAAGGAAGTTGTCCCGGCTGCAATTTTGACCGCCCTCCTTTATGGATGGTTCGCTTGGCGAGATGAAGCGCTTGAATTTACCACGCTTTATCCGCGCCTGGCACTGGCAGGTCTCGTATTGACCTTGGCAGCCGCTTTGGCAGCGATGGCCATTCGGCAGCGATGGCAAAAACCGCTATTGTCAGTTTTGCTGCTTGCTTTGGTGTTGGCAACCGCCAATGTCTACCAAAGTGAAAAACTGCTGGACAACGCCGATATCGCGGACGTCGATGAAGCTTTAATTACCGGTGAAGATTACGACAACGAGGAAGTACGCACTTTGATCGACGAAATCCAAGAACGCGAAAAGAGCGAGATGTATCGCATCGACTGGATGGAAGGCGTGCGCAATAACACGCCGATTGTCCAGGACTTCCAAGGACTCAGCGCTTATTCCAGCATCTTGAATAAGAACTTGCTGTATTTCTATTTATACGATTTGGAGATCGACATGCAGCGGGAAAGCGTCAGCCGCTACGCAACACTCGGCAACCGCAGCAATCTACACAGTCTTTTGCAAGGCAATTATGCGATACGCGAACGGGAAGATCCGAATGTGCCATTCGGTTTCCGTAAATTTGCCGCTACCGATAATTTCATCGCTTATCAAAATCGCTACCCATTGCCTTTCGCGCGTCCTGCTTTCCAGGTATACCAAGAGTCCCAGTTAGCGGATGAGCCGCCTTTGCTGCGCGAACACGCCATGCTCAGTGGAATCGTCTTGGATGAAACGGCAGAAACCGAACCCCTTCCCGATCGCTTCCCGGGAGAAGCTGAATATGAAATCGAAGAAATAGGCGCTAACTATGAAGACGGCGTGCTAGATATTTCCGAGGAAACCGGCGGAATCGATTTGCTGCTCGATGAAGTTCCTGAAGAAGGCGATTTGTATATCTCCTTCCATTTGGAGAATACGGCCGAGGATCAGGGCTTTCCGCTAGAAATCAATGAATACCGCACGACCCGCAAGTCCAATCAATCGATTTACAAGACCTTTGTTGACGATTTGACAATCCGGGTCAAGGCTGCCGAAACAGTTGAAATCCGCATGCCCGAAGGAACATATGAGCTAACGGATATTGAAATTGTGAAAGAACCCTATACCCTTTTGAGAGAGCAAAATGCTTTAGCAGACCGCACGAGCAATTTGAAAATTGACGGCAGTCAAGTTGATGTGGCTTACGATAATCAAGATGGCGCCCCTTACCTCAATTTGTCGATTCCTTACGAAAGAGGCTGGCAGGCGACCATCAATGATGAACCGGTCGATGTGCTGAAAGCCAACTATGCGTTTTTAGCGGTTCCTCTTGAAGACGGCATGAACAAAATTGAGCTGCGCTATCGCCCGCCGTTCTTTTTGCCCTCTCTCTTCACCAGCTTGTTGGCGCTCGCCACTGGAATGTTTTGGCTGCACCGGCGCAAAAGAAATGCCGCTCGTAAACATGAGCCAAAAGACACCATGACGAATTAA
- a CDS encoding superoxide dismutase family protein has protein sequence MKSWLMLMLLGLLLLLAACGDDTTEPPTETDGAEPQEEEVEEQEGEPQDGSGGESSGASEVQLLTVEFLNADGDATGTAELTEEDNGVMVTLNVEGLEPGMHGIHFHEEGMCEAPDFESAGGHFNPTGASHGLDNPDGPHAGDLQNIEVADDGTSMDELTAEEVTLQIGEDNSLLKEGGTALIIHASEDDGQTDPSGDSGERVACGVVTAEN, from the coding sequence ATGAAATCATGGTTGATGCTTATGCTTTTAGGACTTTTACTGCTGCTGGCGGCATGTGGGGACGACACAACAGAACCTCCAACGGAAACAGACGGAGCCGAACCGCAAGAAGAGGAAGTGGAAGAACAGGAAGGTGAGCCACAGGATGGTTCAGGAGGCGAATCATCAGGAGCCAGCGAAGTTCAATTGCTGACGGTTGAATTCCTGAACGCAGACGGGGATGCTACCGGTACTGCTGAATTGACGGAAGAGGACAACGGCGTTATGGTCACATTGAATGTAGAAGGATTGGAACCTGGCATGCACGGTATTCATTTCCACGAAGAAGGAATGTGTGAAGCGCCTGATTTTGAATCAGCAGGCGGACATTTCAACCCGACTGGCGCAAGCCATGGACTTGATAACCCGGACGGCCCTCATGCCGGTGACCTTCAAAATATTGAAGTTGCAGATGACGGTACTTCAATGGATGAACTGACAGCAGAAGAAGTCACTTTGCAAATCGGCGAAGATAACTCATTGTTGAAAGAAGGCGGAACAGCGCTCATCATCCACGCTTCAGAAGATGACGGCCAAACCGACCCTTCCGGTGATTCCGGTGAACGCGTCGCTTGCGGCGTAGTTACAGCTGAAAACTAA
- a CDS encoding SDR family oxidoreductase, producing the protein MSKDKYEKIHDQIDPQEQDHQPGVESEMSPEPIYDDENYKGAGKLAGKVALITGGDSGIGRAVAIAYAKEGANIAIAYLDEHDDADKTIEAVKSYGAEAQKFATDVSQVENCHQLVVDIIAEFGQLNILVNNAGKQFPTEDFLDISPGQLHETFETNIYSMFYLSQAALPHLSKGDSIINTSSVTAYRGSPALIDYSSTKGAITSFTRSLAANVSEQGIRVNSVAPGPIWTPLIPATFDAEKSGKQGEGTPLERRGQPAELAPAYVYLASTDSTYVTGQAIHVNGGDFITS; encoded by the coding sequence ATGTCAAAAGATAAATACGAAAAGATCCATGACCAAATCGACCCGCAGGAGCAAGACCATCAGCCAGGGGTAGAAAGCGAAATGTCCCCGGAACCGATATATGACGACGAAAATTATAAAGGCGCAGGCAAGTTGGCAGGAAAAGTCGCGTTGATCACAGGGGGCGACAGCGGCATCGGCCGCGCCGTTGCGATCGCTTACGCTAAAGAAGGCGCAAACATCGCCATCGCCTATTTGGACGAACACGATGACGCCGATAAAACCATCGAAGCCGTGAAATCTTACGGAGCAGAAGCCCAGAAATTTGCAACGGACGTGAGCCAAGTGGAAAACTGCCACCAATTAGTCGTGGATATCATCGCTGAATTCGGGCAATTGAACATCCTTGTCAATAATGCGGGCAAGCAATTCCCAACAGAAGATTTCCTTGATATCAGTCCGGGGCAATTGCATGAAACTTTTGAGACGAATATTTACAGCATGTTTTATTTGTCCCAAGCAGCATTGCCGCATCTCTCCAAAGGAGACAGCATTATCAATACATCCTCCGTGACGGCTTATCGCGGATCACCCGCACTCATCGATTATTCGTCTACAAAAGGCGCAATCACCAGCTTTACGCGCTCACTGGCGGCCAATGTTAGCGAACAGGGCATCCGTGTCAATTCAGTAGCGCCAGGCCCGATTTGGACGCCGTTAATTCCTGCCACATTCGACGCCGAAAAATCTGGCAAGCAAGGCGAAGGCACACCGTTAGAACGCCGCGGGCAGCCAGCCGAACTTGCTCCGGCATACGTTTATCTTGCTTCCACTGATTCCACATATGTGACCGGCCAGGCAATCCATGTAAACGGCGGAGACTTCATCACTTCATAA
- a CDS encoding YqjF family protein, with amino-acid sequence MKQPWIMAQTWRDLVFLHWPIAPNTLRPFVPAELEIDLFEGRAWVGVVPFIADHTRLRFSLPFPIVGRYRELNVRTYVKYKGRSGVYFFSLDADSLLAVKAASSGGFLLYRYARMKVVKKDRRYVFTSRLAKPAIGESFQVGFTPSAGILESSELERWLTERYCLWTKPKSALYRVDIVHAPWQLQKVHAEIAKNSLAAFLPVEWNAEAPLAHFSALQKTRFYPPVKETI; translated from the coding sequence ATGAAACAGCCTTGGATTATGGCGCAGACATGGCGAGATCTTGTTTTTTTGCATTGGCCGATTGCGCCCAATACACTGCGGCCGTTTGTGCCGGCAGAACTCGAAATTGATTTGTTTGAAGGCCGAGCGTGGGTCGGCGTCGTTCCGTTTATTGCCGATCACACACGCCTGCGCTTTTCCTTGCCATTTCCCATTGTCGGGAGATACCGTGAATTGAATGTAAGAACATATGTAAAATATAAGGGCCGGTCTGGCGTCTATTTTTTCAGCTTGGATGCCGATAGCCTGCTAGCAGTAAAAGCGGCGAGTTCAGGAGGATTTCTTCTTTATCGGTATGCCCGCATGAAAGTAGTGAAAAAAGACAGGCGTTATGTATTTACGAGCCGCCTCGCTAAACCAGCTATTGGCGAGAGTTTCCAGGTGGGCTTCACGCCAAGCGCCGGAATACTGGAGTCATCAGAGCTCGAGCGATGGCTGACGGAACGTTATTGTTTATGGACAAAGCCAAAATCGGCCCTGTACCGCGTGGATATTGTACATGCGCCGTGGCAACTGCAAAAGGTCCATGCAGAAATTGCCAAAAATTCGCTTGCCGCATTTCTTCCGGTTGAATGGAATGCGGAAGCGCCGCTAGCCCATTTCTCGGCGCTGCAGAAAACACGGTTCTATCCGCCTGTAAAAGAAACGATTTGA
- a CDS encoding manganese catalase family protein yields MFFNRKELQFEAKPDKPDPIFAKQLQEVIGGQFGEMSVAMQYLFQGWNTRGNEKYKDLLMDTGTEELGHIEMLATMVAQLLEGAPVYEQEKAASDPVIGAIMGGMNPHHAIVSGLGATPENSAGVPWSGGYIIASGNLLADFRANVNAESQGRLQVARLYSLTDDKGVKDLLSFLLARDTMHQNQWIAAIRDLEEKEGGVITPSTVPPEWEATEYSHTLYNFSEGEDSASLPWMSGNAPDGHPFKYEQAQAFGQKPKLKPGPLESHDTLPEDKLKG; encoded by the coding sequence ATGTTTTTTAATAGAAAAGAACTTCAATTCGAAGCCAAGCCGGATAAACCGGACCCGATATTTGCGAAGCAATTGCAGGAAGTCATCGGCGGCCAGTTCGGCGAAATGTCTGTAGCGATGCAGTATTTGTTCCAAGGGTGGAATACGAGAGGGAACGAAAAATACAAAGATTTGCTGATGGACACTGGGACAGAAGAGCTCGGGCATATCGAAATGCTCGCCACCATGGTGGCCCAATTGCTTGAAGGCGCGCCGGTTTATGAACAAGAGAAAGCGGCGAGCGACCCGGTGATCGGAGCCATCATGGGCGGAATGAACCCGCACCATGCGATTGTTTCAGGCCTCGGGGCAACGCCGGAGAACAGTGCCGGGGTGCCATGGAGTGGCGGATACATCATCGCAAGCGGCAATTTGCTTGCCGACTTCCGTGCCAATGTCAACGCAGAATCGCAAGGCCGCCTGCAAGTGGCCCGTTTGTACAGCTTGACGGATGACAAAGGCGTAAAAGATCTACTGTCATTCCTGCTGGCTCGCGATACGATGCATCAAAACCAGTGGATCGCAGCGATACGCGATTTGGAAGAAAAAGAAGGGGGCGTGATCACACCTTCTACCGTGCCTCCAGAGTGGGAAGCGACCGAATATTCCCACACGCTTTATAATTTCTCGGAAGGCGAAGACAGTGCATCATTACCATGGATGAGCGGCAATGCACCGGACGGCCATCCGTTCAAATACGAACAGGCACAAGCTTTCGGGCAAAAGCCCAAGTTGAAGCCAGGGCCGCTTGAGTCGCATGACACGCTGCCTGAAGACAAATTAAAAGGATAG
- a CDS encoding PAS domain-containing protein, with protein sequence MEKMEVGTQIQLLEAMLDGSKVGTIVTDPAQEDNPIIYANHTFTEMTGYGKEELLGQNCRFLQGPKTAPEAVDQIRQAIKKQEKATVILRNYRKDGLPFWNRLAISPVTVEGKLYFIGTQTDITIETLQQEAITANESEIEKLMLPILSIQPNVATVALVGTMSLQRFEALKVKLCEYVSEHRIEHALLDITGLTWDEESPLHWFTQICEALRIMGSHMYITGVTPQAATELVRDLERDNMLKTYSSIEKALASINE encoded by the coding sequence ATGGAAAAAATGGAAGTGGGTACACAGATTCAGCTGCTTGAAGCCATGCTAGATGGCAGCAAAGTCGGCACCATTGTCACGGATCCTGCACAAGAAGACAATCCAATCATTTATGCTAATCACACATTTACGGAAATGACCGGTTATGGCAAAGAAGAACTGCTCGGTCAGAACTGCCGTTTCCTGCAGGGCCCGAAAACAGCTCCTGAAGCCGTTGACCAAATTCGGCAAGCGATTAAAAAGCAGGAGAAAGCGACAGTGATTTTGCGCAATTACCGAAAAGATGGACTGCCGTTTTGGAACCGCCTGGCGATTTCGCCGGTGACTGTTGAAGGAAAGCTCTATTTTATCGGTACCCAGACGGACATTACAATTGAAACTTTGCAGCAAGAAGCGATTACCGCTAATGAAAGTGAAATAGAGAAACTGATGTTGCCAATTTTATCGATACAGCCAAACGTTGCGACAGTGGCATTGGTTGGAACGATGAGCCTGCAACGTTTTGAAGCATTAAAAGTGAAGCTATGCGAATACGTCAGCGAGCATCGAATTGAACATGCGCTTCTCGATATTACAGGATTGACGTGGGACGAGGAATCTCCGCTCCATTGGTTTACACAAATTTGCGAAGCACTGCGCATTATGGGGAGCCATATGTACATCACTGGAGTTACTCCGCAAGCGGCAACCGAATTGGTGCGCGATCTGGAACGGGACAATATGCTGAAAACTTATTCGAGCATCGAGAAGGCATTAGCTAGCATTAATGAATAG
- a CDS encoding type 1 glutamine amidotransferase domain-containing protein has translation MAKVLAVLSSGYSNEEHNYVTGWWAEELFEPLSELEKAGHSVGLASIDGGKPVVDPLSLDKAYDPDGKYKKLYDSGIADKTTPVVDVRASDYDAIMIVGGHGAMFDLAHDENLHAVINVVHETGGIVSAVCHGPAPLAFTKTKDGKPLLQGLKVTGYPNDMEPEEVDGLLPFSLEDEMAKIAQYDKGDGQDEYFVWGSDRLLTGRDPGSSQAFGHELAKKLTEMEEHQLDKHLD, from the coding sequence ATGGCAAAAGTATTGGCAGTATTATCAAGCGGCTATTCAAATGAAGAGCATAATTACGTAACCGGCTGGTGGGCAGAAGAATTATTCGAGCCTTTATCGGAACTTGAAAAAGCGGGCCACTCTGTAGGGTTGGCTTCGATTGACGGCGGCAAACCGGTCGTCGATCCCTTGAGCCTCGATAAGGCTTATGATCCCGACGGCAAATATAAGAAATTATACGATTCCGGCATCGCAGATAAGACCACACCGGTCGTGGATGTCCGAGCAAGTGATTACGATGCCATCATGATTGTCGGCGGCCACGGCGCGATGTTCGACTTAGCGCATGATGAAAATCTGCATGCCGTCATCAATGTCGTTCATGAAACAGGCGGCATCGTTTCCGCTGTCTGCCACGGACCGGCTCCGCTGGCTTTCACAAAAACGAAAGATGGCAAGCCCTTATTGCAAGGGTTGAAAGTGACAGGATATCCGAATGATATGGAACCTGAGGAAGTCGACGGGCTATTGCCATTCAGCCTTGAAGACGAAATGGCCAAAATTGCGCAATACGACAAGGGCGATGGCCAAGACGAATACTTTGTTTGGGGCAGCGACCGCCTCCTGACTGGCCGCGATCCTGGTTCCTCACAAGCATTCGGCCATGAACTGGCGAAGAAACTGACCGAAATGGAAGAGCATCAACTCGACAAGCACTTGGACTAA
- a CDS encoding S1C family serine protease: MGYYNTTPQNNQKNPLKRYMASSFGGVLAGALLVGTLVTGTDLGETESATAGVQSSELQSESAIVTTDVTETVDATADAVVGVSNLQAGNNPFAQTSTQEAGAGSGVIYKKQGDDAFIVTNHHVVEGAKEVVVTLANGEELEAEVLGSDVWTDLAVLKVPGAQIETVADFGDSSVLKSGEPVIAIGNPLGLQFSGSVTTGVISGTERAIPIDINKDGQEDWQSEVLQTDAAINPGNSGGALLNAQGQVIGINSMKIAQDAVEGIGLAIPINSAIPIISELEGEGEVSRPSLGVALLELEQVPAEIRNAELNLPSEVEDGIVVQSVQEGSSADKAGIEAKDTIIELNGQTVSSVLELRQYLYTEVEEGPVTVKAYRNGELKTFEVQLSEQI; the protein is encoded by the coding sequence ATGGGCTACTACAATACAACACCGCAAAACAATCAGAAGAATCCGTTGAAACGTTATATGGCTTCCAGTTTCGGAGGCGTATTGGCAGGTGCGTTGCTGGTAGGCACGCTGGTCACTGGAACCGATTTGGGTGAAACGGAATCCGCCACTGCCGGAGTCCAAAGCAGTGAACTGCAAAGCGAATCGGCAATTGTCACGACAGACGTCACAGAAACCGTTGACGCGACGGCAGATGCTGTGGTCGGCGTATCCAACCTGCAAGCGGGCAATAATCCATTTGCCCAAACGTCTACACAAGAAGCAGGGGCAGGATCTGGCGTCATCTATAAAAAACAAGGGGACGATGCATTCATTGTCACGAACCACCACGTTGTGGAGGGCGCTAAAGAGGTCGTCGTAACCTTGGCAAACGGCGAAGAGCTCGAGGCGGAAGTGCTCGGTTCGGATGTATGGACCGACCTCGCTGTCCTGAAAGTCCCTGGAGCACAGATTGAAACAGTTGCAGACTTCGGCGACTCCTCAGTGCTTAAATCAGGAGAACCGGTCATTGCAATCGGCAACCCGCTTGGCCTTCAATTTTCTGGGTCGGTGACAACAGGCGTCATTTCGGGGACAGAACGCGCTATCCCGATCGATATCAATAAAGACGGCCAGGAAGATTGGCAGTCAGAAGTGCTTCAAACCGATGCCGCGATTAATCCCGGCAATAGCGGCGGTGCATTATTGAATGCCCAAGGCCAAGTCATCGGCATCAACTCGATGAAAATCGCACAGGACGCAGTAGAAGGCATTGGACTCGCCATTCCGATCAATTCAGCAATCCCGATCATCTCAGAACTTGAAGGAGAAGGGGAAGTTTCCCGTCCGTCTTTAGGCGTTGCATTGCTTGAGTTGGAACAAGTACCTGCAGAAATCAGAAATGCGGAATTGAATCTTCCGAGTGAAGTGGAAGACGGTATCGTCGTCCAATCGGTACAAGAAGGATCCAGCGCGGATAAAGCAGGAATCGAAGCGAAAGATACCATCATTGAATTGAATGGCCAAACCGTTTCTTCTGTCTTGGAGCTCCGTCAGTATCTTTATACGGAAGTGGAAGAAGGGCCTGTAACGGTCAAAGCTTACCGGAACGGCGAATTGAAAACATTTGAAGTTCAGTTGAGCGAGCAAATTTAA